The genomic interval TTTTATAGATTACATTAAGGAGTGTCATCAACCTTGCAATATTTGGGATACCAATGAAGGAAAGATCCTCTATTTATACAAACGAGCACAAGTAATTTTACTGTTTAATACTTCAAGTGTTCAACATCACAAATAAACAAGAATAGTTAAAGACAAACCTTGACTCTTGATAGAACGAGGATTGCATGTCTCTCTTGCCAATCGGAGAGATCCTTTCGAACTTTGCTTGAAGAAGATTGAGTTTCTACCCAATAACTGCCTTCATCTTCATCTGCaaccaaaaaacaaaattgaacaaaagaagatttcttttttcaaataaaaaaaaatagataactCAAAAATAACACTGCAACAACATTGGGTTTCTCTGAGAAGAATACGAAACTACAGCTGCCAATTCCAAGCAACCAATAATCACGATTACTTAGTGTGACAATTAAAGAAATACATCAACTGTGGTGAATGGTAAAACAGACAAGAAAAATaacgaaaattgaaaattaaaaaaatgggcCCTGTAATCACacaatttttgttcaattagGGTACAAACATTAGAGGGAAACCTTTGAGAGGGAAATTCTTAAATGTGTCGACGGTGAAGGACTTGACGTGGTTGATGAGTTCCTCGGTAATCCCATATACGCTTTCTTCTTGTTGTTGATGCTGCAGTTTGGAGTTAGACTGTGTTTGGGTATTTGGGGTTTTGCTATTCCTTGAACTCCTAGAAAAGCTGCTTCTAAGCCAATCCATCTTAGGGTAGAGAGTTAGTTGCAGTTTTGAAGAGTTCTTACATTGGAAGAAGCTGTGCGGCCAAAGATACACGTTATGATTGAAGTAATAGTTCAGAATTTGGCTTTCCAAAGAATGTTTGCAAATATTAACAAGGGAATTCTACTTAAAAAGTTTGATACCATCATATCACGTATGAACTCTATTCAAAAGaagtaaactatttttttaaatctgaaaacttgtgttttttaattatattatcgaGGTATTTTTCCTTCCAGTTTTGAATCTTCTTTAAccaaaaatctaaatttaattacttacaAGGAAactaattatgttaaaataacttttcaacAAACTTGTCagtaaaaatattgttttgaattataatttattatgattaaagtttatatttattatgaaaactCACATACTTCCTTTGTATCTATTAATTTTACTAGATACATTATACGTACATACACTTTAtacatctttaaatttaaatataaagaatgttttgctttcaattatattatttctttgatacagaattttatcttttaatctaAATTTGAGTGTTATCTTGCGAAAAACAAGTGATCGAAGTggcatattttcaaaaatataagtttctcctcttttctcttttatatttttagtctttttaatttcatttctaatttttcttgtttaattcATAGACTTATTTTTATCTAGGTATGTTTTTCTCATATCATATCCTCTATTTGAGAATATCAATATGTATTTGTATATAACACTGATTGTGTTGTACATcctaaaaagaattaaaacacttgatttttagtttagttCAACTAAACAGTTTAGACGACTTGTTTAGTGTTGAGATAAAAAGTGATTAGAATATTTGTATAACAAGAATAGTTAAACTCACATCAATAAAACTTGTGCAATGTTCTTAAATATTAGTAAAACCTCTTCAAAGTTCTTAAGAGAGAACTCAATATAACTTTTTTCCTACTTTTTGTTTCTTAGAAAATCTTTTTAAATCTCTTATATATCACCAAAATCACgtacataattaatttatatctttttaataaatttgtttaaggAATAACCATTGTATATAAATCGCTTATATAATAACCAATTTATATGTCTTTCAAACAAAATCTACTtaatatcttctaaataatttttcaccaaatattttctttcatataaaaccttttaaagaaaaaaaaaatcttttaaattaatatatcaatatacCTTATATAATAACtctttctaaataaatatttttaaaatatttaattctcattttttaatatctaatatatCTTATAATATCTAACCACGTTTAATATctttgtaattaaataattattaaactcttttatcttttacttaaaGTATCTACTTAACTTCGATTATTTAtcttcttaattattataattttttttgggtgTTACACACTGAGTTTAGCCAAATGTATGAGAACCTGAAAAATGAAGGGTCATAATGTCTTGTCATTTATTTTAACTAGTAATGTGCATTTTCTGAAGTGTGACAAGAGTGCAACTAAATAGTAGTGTTGAGGCCTTGAACAACAAAGGTAGCTTTAAGTAGAAAATAAGGCTGAAGCACAAGGGTACTTAAATTATGGGAGTTTTGGTTTTCTCTTCAAcgaagtagaaaataaaaaaaatgttttcctcTTGCTTTGAATGATAGGAAGGTTTTTCTCCCTGCTGTGATATGTAATATTTTCTGTAATCACTAAAATTAATGATGGACTAGTAGTAtctataaaaagaaatgaatctttatattttaaatttgtaataaatcatttaaattatagtaaaaataagttttagatatcgataatttattttaaaattaatgaaattgaatttagaattaaatataaaatatgaaagattatgtagaaaaataaagaagtgaaaaatatttgaaaaaaattatcattatttagaGACcaatattaatcattttttgatgtttatatatatatatatatatatatatatatatatatatatatatatatatatatatatatatatattgtcacTAAATTGGTTTTGTATATAACATGATCATTTCTATATAATATGATTACTAAATTGGTTTCTATATACATGGTTACGAAATTAGattctatatatttaattactaattGATTTTTAGATATTTGGTTGCTACTTCTATTTAATTGATTGATAAATTAGTTTCTATAGATTTTGTACTAAATTTgtgtataaaagaaattataacaTTAGTTACTAAAGTTTTAGCTAGACTGATTGAACTTAAATTGGTATCTAATTGAATtagtgtttaatttatttttttagagaataataatttagtttctttttgaagaaaaaaacacgtatatttatatatattatacattaaaaacgatttaaatttattctataattaaccttaaaccctaaaataaaatttaataaactagAACATATCAtagaatattgaaattaaaactgttacatGTTTGTggtaataattgaaataatagaCAAACTCTAACAAGAAGGTTGGAATAGAGTTTTAAAACTTTTCCTAATTATAGTgctaatgatttttaaaaatgtttagaaatgcaacaaaagataaaatgaaaactcctttttatactggttcattAAACTTGAGTTACATTCAGTTCTCTTTTAAGCACTCTTAAAGGGATTTATTAACATTAACAAGATACAACTAGTTTTACCACTTTTGGTTTTATAATAGTTCAACTGGTTAAAACCGTTTGACTCTAATTAAGTTAAACACACCAAACATTTTAAATCACTCCTGATTAtctaaaaacaacaaaatgtttttaatacaaaatacattTGAAAAGACTTGTtacaaagatatttttttaaagttaaacgATGTACTATCAAAGACAAAGAATTTTGGCACAACCAGAATATGTGCAATGAATTAGtttcttcttattatattcTCTTTTTCATGTGGTCTTCTATTTATAGGAAATTTCAGAAAATATATGTTACTCTTGAGAATTGACTTTGCTAAAGTTTTTGTAGTCTTTTATATGTTGTCAAATCCTACTTTGCTTGTGCAAAGAAACTATGTTGTTGTATGAAAGTCAGACAAAAGTCATTGAAGAAGCATTCCTAGAATGTCTTTGTATTTCTCAACATTCTTCTGAATCAGCACAAAACTTTTCAATAAAACATTTGTCCTTGAAGGTTCTGCCCAAATAAAGAGAAATtagacaacaaaaaaaaaagtattatttgtacattgaatttaaaatgttaCGTGTTTATTATAACGTCTAGCGTAGTCCGTGTACTATTGTGTTTAACATTGTGTGTTCTCTGCATCATTTAGGATAGCGTATTgtgtttaaaatattcttttctctttattattcaaaatattgtttagaCATATATATGACGTTTAACGAGTTATACTAGACGGTCTTTTTGATAGACATTATTTCATTAAACGAttcactagtgtagaaagggctttagatatcagttattttgggcttttaacgtcacatccGGAACCGGCGTCTttgtgggtgacgttaatgagacATCGAGCAGGTTATAACCGgcatctatatagacgtcggatgtatAAATAGTAgacgtgtatatagacgtcggatgtagTTACAATAAACTTGTATATAGACGTTTGTCGTATCCATATTCAACGTCTATAGGCCCTAGAACGTTTTGTCCACTATAACTCATTAGATATCTGTTTGTGTAGTGACAAACGTCTGTAGATGTCGGTTCTGGCATTAACAGACGTCTACtaggtattttttaaaaaaaaaataatttatttggatAATGAAACCACAcctaaaaaacagaaaattgtcccagaacaattgtttataatatatatatatatatatatatatatatatatatatatatatatatacgtttaaaataaagaaaggtctacttaatctaaaaaacaattgaataccaaaattatcaaaatataaacttaaactaaacctaagtaatgttcAACAATAAATATAAGTGTTCCTAGTTCCATTTttgcagaagataagttgtccactcctgccttaTTTGCTTCATTGTGTCATCTGGTATAGGAGATGTACTCTTAAAGTGCTGCAAAATTAAGAAAGATTCATTATGGTTTCATAAATGTTCaaagataaatttgatttgtaatgttTTGAAGGTAAGCATGATTACCTCATTCTAGTCATTTATAAAGgcagctcgaatgatggtcttaatccaagacatcacatagaAGCCACATTCCCATAAATCTACCttcttgttacactaaaatgacaaactaaatatagtcaagaattaagatcattgaataagatagaaaatgaattaaaattataaatgcacCCAACCTTTGGATACACGACTTGAACtagctgacctcgagatttaccaattactctatttacattagaaacacaaactaatattaatataactat from Vigna radiata var. radiata cultivar VC1973A chromosome 9, Vradiata_ver6, whole genome shotgun sequence carries:
- the LOC106773612 gene encoding uncharacterized protein LOC106773612; its protein translation is MDWLRSSFSRSSRNSKTPNTQTQSNSKLQHQQQEESVYGITEELINHVKSFTVDTFKNFPLKDEDEGSYWVETQSSSSKVRKDLSDWQERHAILVLSRVKEISQLRYALCPRHLKENQFWKIYFKLTRSHVLEYELRHIKQEKLKRMAMEDEKSSVNNSYEVEMAEAKDINFVEPLPPAE